From Watersipora subatra chromosome 2, tzWatSuba1.1, whole genome shotgun sequence, one genomic window encodes:
- the LOC137387659 gene encoding uncharacterized protein — translation MKLTTKLIWLTTACLLCIQPSEQGRRNVNRPNDKPSNRKYSKWASWSACPAACRFACYSNCKQIRYKKCIREEICQSNVLKDERICGRCESPLVTKLPATEALVRPTNYPSIRAKVDEQLVQLSTHCLPDYHFSTWGEWSECIDVCRKVRFRHCTTSLCIERVPHMEDAAVKQEEWCVPDKQLESSQVNCDQYLGYINILNSYEATFMELKECEAARRREINQQDRRDREEKENPLMPEGEILDLGVSCGLRNFQQRNLRIIGGRAARKGDWPWQVAIMIDKKKNDFSDFPRNQQLLNLSYTDNPSYVQYCGGTLINNEWVLTAAHCVKQRETGLRKPNMVVMVGETDMRVMKERDNSWQNNIYKIAKVIDHSRFEWESVNNDIALLKLERPVPNTADMGFSCVPDQNLEVSAGTECMAVGWGKHKKYPKQRASKRLKEAVLPLVSRQECKDAFNFTITKNQMCAGYSDGRSDSCDGDSGGPLLCQSGTPHGVRWVIYGITSFGSNDGCGIAGKYGVYTKVTNYSEWIKYAIDTGKQLHESERDHEVRRRRHKKQNRKRDKDGLSEHPDDDDTSLHSLGDSANHGRTPDRRILPSDPGMSVYQPLKHS, via the exons atgaagCTGACAACCAAACTTATCTGGCTGACGACGGCATGTCTTCTCTGCATTCAACCTTCA GAGCAAGGAAGAAGAAACGTAAACAGGCCAAATGACAAGCCGTCAAATAGAAAGTACAGCAAATGGGCGAGTTGGTCAGCATGCCCTGCTGCTTGCAGATTCGCCTGCTATTCAAACTGCAAACAAATTCGCTATAAAAAGTGCATCAGGGAGGAAATATGTCAATCTAATGTACTAAAAGATGAAAGAATATGTGGCAGATGTGAAAGCCCACTGGTGACCAAACTGCCTGCAACAGAAGCTCTAGTCAGACCTACCAATTACCCTTCGATAAGAGCCAAAGTCGATGAGCAACTGGTACAACTATCGACCCACTGCCTTCCCGACTATCATTTTTCTACCTGGGGCGAATGGAGTGAGTGCATCGATGTTTGTCGCAAGGTTCGATTCCGCCATTGCACGACTTCTCTTTGCATAGAGAGAGTTCCGCATATGGAAGATGCGGCTGTAAAACAGGAGGAGTGGTGTGTACCGGATAAACAATTGGAGTCTTCTCAAGTCAACTGCGACCAGTACCTAGGTTATATCAACATACTCAACAGCTATGAGGCCACGTTCATGGAGCTCAAGGAATGTGAGGCAGCGAGACGACGTGAAATCAACCAACAAGACAGGCGAGACAGAGAAGAAAAAG AGAATCCATTAATGCCCGAAGGAGAGATTCTCGATTTGGGTGTCTCCTGCGGCCTCCGCAACTTCCAGCAGAGAAACCTAAGGATCATAGGTGGAAGGGCAGCGAGGAAAGGTGACTGGCCGTGGCAG GTAGCTATCATGATCGATAAGAAGAAGAATGATTTCAGTGATTTCCCCAGGAATCAACAACTTCTCAACCTTAGCTATACAGACAATCCTAGTTATGTGCAATATTGCGGAGGAACATTGATCAACAATGAGTGGGTGCTGACAGCTGCCCACTGTGTAAAACAAAGAGAAACCGGCCTACGAAAACCAAACATGGTAGTAATGGTAGGCGAGACAGACATGAGGGTGATGAAAGAAAGAGACAACTCCTGGCagaacaatatatataaaatagcaaAAGTTATCGACCACAGCAGATTTGAGTGGGAGTCAGTGAACAACGACATAGCTCTCTTGAAACTGGAAAGACCTGTCCCTAACACAGCAGACATGGGCTTTAGCTGCGTGCCTGATCAAAACCTCGAAGTAAGCGCTGGCACAGAGTGTATGGCTGTCGGCTGGGGTAAGCACAAGAAGTACCCAAAACAAAGGGCAAGTAAGAGGCTCAAAGAGGCCGTTTTACCGCTTGTCTCTAGGCAAGAGTGTAAAGACGCATTCAACTTCACTATAACAAAAAACCAGATGTGCGCAGGGTATTCAGATGGTCGCAGTGACTCGTGTGACGGCGACTCGGGTGGCCCTCTGTTGTGTCAGTCAGGGACCCCACACGGTGTTAGGTGGGTCATCTATGGCATCACAAGCTTTGGATCTAATGATGGATGTGGTATAGCCGGTAAATATGGTGTCTACACAAAAGTTACCAACTATTCAGAATGGATTAAATACGCAATCGACACCGGAAAACAACTGCACGAGTCTGAGCGTGACCATGAAGTAAGGCGACGTCGACACAAAAAGCAAAATCGAAAACGTGACAAAGATGGTTTATCGGAGCACCCTGATGATGATGATACATCTTTGCATAGTTTGGGTGATTCAGCCAATCATGGAAGAACACCTGATCGAAGGATTTTACCCTCAGATCCTGGAATGAGCGTATATCAACCGTTAAAACATTCGTAA